Proteins co-encoded in one Anaerobranca gottschalkii DSM 13577 genomic window:
- a CDS encoding PilZ domain-containing protein, whose amino-acid sequence MEKRNFYRFQMSKEIEFSILDPDTVEVVSNPYKGILRDLSGGGLCFTTDISLQRDTLLEIRFFDDDKLFVLIGKVLRIMEIDNSRVYAVEFMYLDRNTQDQLVQLIFKLESRWKK is encoded by the coding sequence ATGGAGAAAAGAAATTTTTATAGATTTCAAATGAGTAAAGAAATAGAATTCAGTATTTTGGATCCTGATACAGTTGAAGTTGTTTCTAATCCCTATAAAGGGATTTTGCGGGACTTAAGTGGAGGTGGCCTTTGTTTTACCACCGATATTTCATTACAAAGGGATACATTGCTGGAAATTAGATTTTTTGATGATGATAAGTTATTCGTACTAATAGGAAAAGTTCTTAGAATTATGGAAATAGATAATTCGAGAGTTTATGCAGTGGAATTTATGTATTTAGATAGAAATACACAAGATCAGTTAGTACAGTTAATTTTCAAGTTAGAAAGTAGATGGAAGAAATAA
- a CDS encoding MinD/ParA family protein translates to MHDQAEKLRLLKSKVEKGFKEPEVITITSGKGGVGKSNTSVNLALALGELGKKVLLVDVDLGLGNTDLLLGVYPKYNLFDYFKNNIQLSELIFPVNENVDLLAGGSALSDEEMLEKINPNTLRADLQTLMGYDYILFDTGAGINRNVTYFALSADQVILVTTPEPTAITDAYALLKTLYGKKHNIKINILVNRAADFAEGEYIANKLIKVAYNFLKSTPNFLGFITDDKHVQQAVKLQKPYITLYHQCTASKDVKRVANKILGKQEYKERKGLFNIFRLFK, encoded by the coding sequence ATGCATGATCAAGCGGAAAAATTAAGGTTACTTAAATCAAAGGTAGAAAAAGGGTTTAAGGAACCGGAAGTAATAACCATTACCAGTGGTAAAGGTGGAGTAGGGAAGAGTAATACTAGTGTTAATTTAGCCCTTGCCTTAGGAGAGTTAGGAAAAAAGGTTTTGTTAGTAGATGTCGACTTAGGCTTAGGGAACACAGATCTTTTATTAGGTGTTTATCCCAAATATAATCTTTTTGATTATTTTAAGAATAATATCCAATTATCTGAGTTGATTTTTCCTGTAAATGAAAATGTAGATTTATTAGCTGGAGGTTCTGCATTATCAGATGAAGAAATGTTAGAAAAAATTAATCCTAATACATTAAGGGCTGACTTACAAACACTAATGGGATATGACTATATATTATTTGACACTGGAGCTGGGATTAATAGAAACGTTACATATTTTGCTTTATCGGCAGATCAAGTAATTTTAGTAACTACCCCTGAACCTACAGCCATAACCGATGCATATGCATTATTAAAAACTTTATACGGGAAAAAGCATAATATCAAAATAAATATTCTCGTTAATAGAGCAGCTGATTTTGCTGAGGGGGAGTATATTGCCAATAAACTAATTAAAGTAGCCTATAATTTTCTAAAATCAACTCCTAATTTTTTAGGCTTTATTACAGATGATAAACATGTTCAACAGGCGGTAAAACTACAAAAACCCTATATAACTTTATATCATCAATGTACTGCCTCCAAAGATGTAAAGAGAGTCGCCAATAAAATTTTAGGAAAACAGGAATATAAGGAAAGAAAAGGGCTGTTTAATATATTTAGGTTATTTAAATAG
- the flhF gene encoding flagellar biosynthesis protein FlhF, with translation MRIRKYIVNKIDEAKPQIIRDLGKDAIIIHTNKIRAKGIKGWFGKHYFEILAAADEKSQRENLKPQPNRQPTPPLETKNSELEEIKEQLLENQKLLNNVLDGLEHIPSHFPPVYSKIYKFLINEGISQEKAKKLVNKLREKGQENDLIQSLKKIMLKEIQPILEKGVIPNENKVFRFGLVGPTGVGKTTTIAKLAAHSSLNERKSLGLITLDNFRIAAAEQLKVYGNILDVPVYVANNLEEYELALKRLNDKQRIYVDTAGRSHKNLKELQELKKYFDKLSLDYVFLVLSVTTQIDDLIPIYKTFSLFNPTGLILTKLDEVDRYGNLYNIITHFKKPIYYFTTGQNVPDDIEVLTAEDIIDKILGGYHA, from the coding sequence ATGAGAATTAGAAAATACATAGTAAATAAAATAGATGAAGCTAAACCACAGATTATTAGAGATTTAGGAAAAGATGCTATCATAATTCATACTAATAAAATTCGGGCTAAAGGAATAAAAGGTTGGTTTGGAAAACATTATTTTGAAATTCTCGCCGCTGCCGATGAAAAGAGCCAGAGGGAAAATCTTAAACCACAACCTAACAGACAACCTACTCCTCCTTTGGAAACTAAAAATAGTGAACTTGAAGAAATCAAGGAACAATTACTAGAGAATCAAAAATTATTAAATAATGTTTTAGATGGTTTAGAACACATACCATCCCACTTTCCCCCAGTATATAGTAAGATCTATAAATTTCTTATAAATGAGGGGATTAGTCAAGAGAAGGCTAAAAAATTAGTAAACAAATTACGGGAAAAGGGCCAAGAAAATGATTTGATCCAATCTCTGAAAAAAATAATGCTAAAGGAAATACAGCCAATTTTAGAAAAAGGAGTAATTCCTAATGAAAATAAGGTTTTTAGGTTTGGTTTGGTAGGACCAACTGGGGTTGGTAAAACCACAACAATAGCTAAATTAGCTGCCCATTCATCATTAAATGAAAGGAAATCTTTAGGTTTAATTACTTTAGATAATTTCCGGATAGCAGCTGCGGAACAGTTAAAAGTTTATGGTAATATCCTCGATGTCCCAGTTTATGTAGCTAATAATTTAGAAGAATATGAACTTGCCCTTAAAAGGTTAAATGATAAACAACGGATCTATGTAGATACAGCTGGAAGGAGCCACAAAAATCTTAAGGAATTACAAGAATTAAAAAAATATTTTGATAAACTTTCCTTAGATTATGTCTTTTTAGTTTTAAGTGTAACTACCCAGATCGATGACTTGATACCTATATACAAAACATTTAGCCTTTTTAATCCAACAGGTCTAATCTTAACAAAATTAGATGAAGTTGATCGTTATGGTAACCTTTATAATATAATTACCCATTTTAAGAAGCCTATTTACTACTTTACCACAGGGCAAAATGTTCCAGATGATATAGAAGTATTAACTGCTGAAGATATCATAGATAAAATTCTAGGTGGTTATCATGCATGA
- the flhA gene encoding flagellar biosynthesis protein FlhA, whose protein sequence is MNKFGEYSFVVLVIFIVIMMIIPIPTMLLNLLLILNISLALTILLVTMYVKEPLEFSIFPSVLLVTTLFRLALNVSSTRLILLNGYAGEVIEAFGNFVIGGNVAVGLIIFIILVIIQFIVITKGSERVAEVAARFTLDAMPGKQMAIDADLNAGLINEQQARERRKIIEREADFYGAMDGASKFVKGDAIAGIIITFINIVGGLALGVLSFNLTIGEAAQKYSLLSVGDGLVSQIPALLISTSTGIMVTRAASESNLGDDVISQLFKNPKVMYIIAVILVILGIFPGLPTFNFLIMSLFFTIIGYFSAKKVSELELIEREKEVTATTEDIDSSSPEMVYNMLQVDPLELEFGYGLIALFDKDQGGDLLDRVVMIRRQLAVDLGMVVPIIRIRDNIQLPANDYLIKIKGVEVSQGTVYPNKLMALDPGTVTETIKGEETIEPAFGLPALWIGTNERENAENKGYTVVDPPSIIATHLTEVIKNHAHELLGRQEVKALLDNLKKTNSAVVEELVPSILTLGDVQKVLANLLREGISIKNLPTILEILADYGSLIKDPDTLTEYVRQGLSRQISSYLKGYGTPLPAITLDGSIEQLISDSIQRTEHGNYLSIDPMNTQRIIERLREVYEDSLTQGYNPVVITAPLVRLYFKRLVENSFPHLVVISYNELDSKLEVQIIGTVKL, encoded by the coding sequence ATGAACAAATTTGGTGAATATAGTTTTGTTGTATTAGTAATATTTATTGTAATAATGATGATTATACCTATACCCACTATGCTGCTAAATTTATTGCTAATTTTAAATATATCATTGGCTTTAACAATTTTATTAGTTACTATGTACGTCAAGGAGCCATTAGAATTCTCAATATTTCCATCGGTATTGTTAGTAACAACATTATTCCGCTTAGCTCTAAACGTTTCTTCTACAAGATTAATACTCTTAAATGGTTATGCCGGGGAAGTAATTGAAGCTTTTGGTAATTTTGTTATCGGTGGAAATGTAGCAGTAGGATTGATAATTTTCATTATTTTGGTAATCATTCAATTTATTGTAATTACTAAAGGTTCAGAAAGGGTAGCAGAAGTGGCAGCCCGTTTTACTTTAGATGCTATGCCGGGAAAGCAAATGGCCATTGATGCTGATTTAAATGCAGGTTTAATCAATGAGCAACAAGCAAGGGAAAGAAGGAAGATTATTGAAAGGGAAGCGGATTTTTATGGTGCAATGGATGGTGCCAGTAAATTTGTTAAAGGAGATGCTATAGCAGGGATTATTATTACATTTATTAACATTGTTGGGGGATTGGCCCTTGGTGTCCTCTCTTTTAACTTAACTATTGGTGAAGCTGCGCAAAAATATTCCCTATTATCTGTGGGGGATGGTCTGGTAAGTCAAATTCCAGCCCTTTTAATTTCAACTTCCACAGGTATTATGGTTACTAGGGCTGCTTCTGAAAGTAACTTAGGTGATGATGTAATAAGCCAATTATTTAAAAATCCTAAGGTAATGTACATTATTGCAGTTATATTAGTTATTCTCGGTATTTTCCCAGGATTACCAACTTTTAATTTTTTAATTATGTCTCTCTTTTTTACTATTATCGGCTACTTTTCCGCTAAAAAAGTTAGTGAACTGGAACTTATAGAAAGGGAGAAGGAAGTAACAGCAACAACTGAAGATATTGACTCTAGTAGCCCAGAAATGGTGTATAATATGTTGCAAGTTGACCCCTTAGAGTTAGAGTTTGGCTATGGACTTATAGCTTTATTTGATAAAGACCAGGGGGGCGACCTATTAGATAGAGTTGTTATGATAAGAAGACAATTGGCGGTAGATTTAGGAATGGTTGTACCTATAATTAGGATACGGGATAATATCCAACTTCCAGCAAATGACTACTTAATTAAAATAAAGGGGGTAGAAGTATCCCAAGGAACTGTATATCCAAATAAATTAATGGCCTTGGACCCAGGAACTGTTACTGAAACTATAAAAGGAGAAGAAACTATTGAGCCAGCTTTTGGGTTACCTGCCCTATGGATAGGAACTAATGAAAGGGAAAATGCAGAAAATAAAGGCTATACTGTTGTAGACCCTCCGTCGATAATTGCCACCCACTTGACAGAGGTTATCAAAAACCATGCCCATGAATTATTGGGAAGACAAGAAGTCAAAGCATTATTAGATAATCTAAAGAAGACTAATTCGGCAGTAGTAGAAGAGTTAGTTCCATCGATATTAACATTGGGAGATGTTCAAAAAGTTTTAGCAAATCTTTTACGGGAAGGTATCAGTATTAAAAATTTACCAACAATACTAGAAATATTAGCAGATTACGGGTCACTAATTAAAGATCCTGATACATTGACAGAATATGTTAGACAAGGATTATCGCGGCAAATTTCAAGTTATTTAAAAGGGTATGGTACACCACTACCAGCAATAACCTTAGATGGATCAATAGAGCAGTTAATAAGTGATTCTATTCAAAGGACAGAACATGGAAATTATTTATCTATTGATCCAATGAACACCCAAAGGATAATTGAGAGATTAAGGGAGGTTTATGAAGATTCCTTAACTCAAGGTTACAATCCTGTAGTAATTACAGCCCCTTTAGTTAGATTGTATTTTAAACGTTTGGTAGAAAACAGTTTCCCCCATTTAGTGGTAATTTCATATAATGAACTTGATTCGAAGTTAGAAGTGCAAATTATCGGGACGGTGAAATTATGA
- the fliR gene encoding flagellar biosynthetic protein FliR, which produces MELYNIINDHFYTFILLTVRFTGLYLGSPIFGGRNIPNQVKIALALICSLIITPLHSVGITIEQIDLSIILLGIKELVVGLVIGYIAMLTFTAIQFAGQFIDVQMGFGIVNVVDPQFGNPIPIIGNFKYIIAILLFLTVNGHHLLIDALFKSIELVPIGTITFGDNVIIYIFGLFVRLFLISLQVGLPIIGTLFIVDVGLGIVARTVPQMNVFVVGIPLKILVGFTIIIMIFPLYIRMLLSLFEVLHANIYKFIQILGG; this is translated from the coding sequence ATGGAACTATATAATATTATTAACGATCATTTCTATACTTTTATTTTATTGACAGTTAGGTTTACAGGACTTTATTTAGGCTCCCCTATCTTCGGTGGGAGAAATATACCTAATCAAGTTAAAATAGCTTTGGCATTGATTTGCAGTTTAATAATAACACCTTTACATAGTGTGGGAATAACAATAGAACAAATAGATCTCTCAATAATATTATTAGGTATAAAAGAGTTAGTAGTAGGATTAGTTATTGGTTATATTGCGATGTTAACTTTTACTGCCATTCAATTTGCAGGCCAGTTCATAGATGTCCAAATGGGTTTTGGGATTGTAAATGTAGTAGATCCCCAGTTTGGCAATCCTATACCAATCATAGGTAATTTTAAATATATCATTGCAATACTACTCTTCTTAACTGTTAATGGCCATCATTTATTGATAGATGCCCTTTTTAAAAGCATTGAACTGGTTCCGATAGGAACAATAACTTTTGGAGATAATGTAATAATTTATATATTTGGATTATTTGTTAGATTATTTTTAATTAGTTTACAGGTAGGTCTACCAATTATTGGAACACTATTTATTGTAGATGTAGGATTGGGAATCGTTGCAAGGACTGTACCTCAAATGAATGTTTTTGTAGTTGGTATCCCCTTAAAGATTTTAGTAGGTTTTACAATTATTATCATGATTTTCCCTTTATATATAAGAATGTTACTGTCGTTATTTGAGGTATTACATGCTAATATCTATAAATTTATTCAGATATTAGGGGGATAA
- the fliQ gene encoding flagellar biosynthesis protein FliQ, whose translation MSPDFIIDLGKEALMMILLLAAPMLGIGLAVGLLISIFQATTQIQEQTLTFIPKIIAVLLSILFFGPWMLNLIVDFTVNLFSNIPNIIGM comes from the coding sequence ATGAGTCCAGATTTTATAATTGATCTAGGTAAAGAGGCTTTGATGATGATATTGTTGTTAGCAGCACCAATGTTAGGTATAGGTTTGGCAGTGGGGTTGCTTATCAGTATTTTTCAAGCTACCACCCAAATTCAAGAACAAACCCTCACCTTTATACCTAAAATTATTGCCGTATTACTTTCAATACTATTTTTCGGCCCATGGATGTTAAACCTAATTGTAGATTTTACAGTTAATTTATTTTCTAATATACCAAACATAATAGGGATGTAA
- the fliP gene encoding flagellar type III secretion system pore protein FliP (The bacterial flagellar biogenesis protein FliP forms a type III secretion system (T3SS)-type pore required for flagellar assembly.) translates to MLLILISLSTTVHAAGKNYALPTLEIGVTDSEEPEQVATSIRILFILTILSLAPAILILMTSFTRTVIVLSFIRNGLATQQMPPNQVLIGLALFITFFVMAPTWNQVNDKALQPYLNGELSQDEAIQAGLEPIREFMFKYTREKDIALFLNYSEIEEPETQDDVPTLVLIPAFVISELKTAFQIGFIIFIPFLVIDMVVASTLMSMGMMMLPPVMISLPFKILLFVLADGWNLVIRSLLHSF, encoded by the coding sequence ATGTTATTGATATTGATTTCCCTATCTACAACTGTTCATGCTGCTGGAAAAAACTACGCTTTGCCTACATTAGAAATCGGGGTAACTGATTCTGAAGAACCTGAGCAAGTGGCTACAAGTATTAGAATTCTTTTCATTTTGACCATTCTTTCCTTAGCTCCTGCTATTTTAATTTTAATGACCTCTTTTACTAGAACTGTAATAGTTTTATCCTTTATCCGTAACGGTTTAGCAACCCAGCAAATGCCTCCTAATCAGGTATTGATTGGTTTAGCACTATTTATTACTTTTTTTGTTATGGCACCAACTTGGAATCAAGTTAATGATAAGGCTTTACAACCCTATCTAAATGGAGAGTTAAGTCAAGATGAGGCTATCCAAGCAGGATTAGAACCTATCAGAGAATTTATGTTTAAATATACAAGGGAAAAGGATATCGCCCTTTTCTTGAATTATAGTGAAATAGAAGAACCAGAAACCCAAGATGATGTACCCACTTTAGTACTAATACCTGCTTTTGTAATAAGTGAACTTAAAACTGCCTTTCAAATCGGATTTATAATATTTATCCCTTTTTTAGTTATTGATATGGTTGTTGCCAGCACCTTGATGTCCATGGGTATGATGATGCTTCCACCAGTGATGATATCATTACCTTTTAAAATTTTACTATTTGTATTGGCAGATGGTTGGAACCTAGTAATTAGGTCTCTACTCCATAGTTTTTAA
- a CDS encoding FliO/MopB family protein, producing MGNQIKYMFQGFLFVLIFLGILVLTYYALRFINKKMSISSNNTMEVISGLPLSQNKGIYIIRILTNYYIVGLGDQITLLSQITDEQELEILKNIQSGGESIGTDFAKTLSEQFSKFSNSTRGEDQ from the coding sequence ATGGGTAATCAAATTAAGTATATGTTTCAAGGTTTTCTGTTCGTACTAATATTTCTTGGTATATTAGTACTTACATATTACGCTTTAAGATTTATCAATAAAAAAATGAGTATATCTTCTAATAATACAATGGAAGTGATTAGCGGACTGCCTTTAAGTCAAAATAAAGGAATTTATATAATTAGAATTCTAACAAATTATTACATTGTGGGATTAGGAGATCAAATAACTTTACTCTCTCAAATTACTGATGAACAAGAATTAGAAATTTTAAAAAATATACAAAGTGGGGGAGAAAGTATAGGTACAGATTTTGCTAAAACTTTATCAGAACAATTTTCTAAGTTTTCAAATAGTACCAGGGGAGAGGACCAGTGA